Sequence from the Paralichthys olivaceus isolate ysfri-2021 chromosome 1, ASM2471397v2, whole genome shotgun sequence genome:
ACCAACCacgatgtcaagagagtttgtggcaATATGAACTGACAAAGGTGTcggggtgctgtaaacatgatcacatgatctctgcagttacttcctgcctctgcctgctgcacccggctgctccacctctcgccagAATATTGCCCAGGATTTacttgctgttgtgaacatctGTGCAGAATGCTGTACAGACCACCATCATACAGAATTACCcaatccaaaacaaaaaaatcaacaatGGTCCCTGGTGCTCAGGTCCTTTGCAAAACAATAGGATCATCACACCAGTCAGTGCTCGGGCACTGCAAAACAATTAAAGTGTGAAATCACAGCCCATACCAGGCTGCAATGTGTTTTTAGTTATGAACTCACCGAGATGACTCTGTAGCCCCAGCCTGTCAGAGCCAATAGCTGCTGGAAGAACACCTCTGCTGTCCCACTGACAGGAGGAAGGAAGATAATGGGACACCTGATGCTCTTTGGACCTGCATCATACAGCGACCACACCttactgtcatcatcatcaacaataaTCTAGAGGAGATAGAAAAGTACACAATGAGTTAGAGCACCTATGGCAactttttgaaaatgtgcaaattTCAAACCAAGCGTGATGCATCTTCTTACAGAATGAATAATCCATGGTCATGGCATCCTGAATTAAATCATACAACAAGTATTCATCTCTACAAGAAGGGTGGTGAAAAGGGCATATATGagaagattaaaaagaaaataatattaatttaaaggtacagtgtgtagaattttgtgatatctagtgttgaagtttcatgttgcagctgaatacccctcacctcaccctctccttccaaacatataAAAGAACCTTTGGAAGCCTTcgattgtcataaaaactccaaaggtgattagtttgtccaatctagactaatgtaaaaaacatggcagcctctgtagagaggaccgcctcgatgtaaatataaagtatttaaatataaagagccttttctggggtaaagaaaactataattcatataatgtagatgaaacgaactagtgaaaacatcatgaggattattctacattaaatttctggtTCCTTTTCACCTTAGTGAATCATATCAGAATTTAAAATTTGGTCAGTGCAAATAAACAACCTCAACAATGAAATGTTGTGCTGATTGTACGTTTTCCTTCCACAGTATGCCTGTGGCCATATTGCCAAGAAACAGagtagtccatgatcagctcctttgttttgctgacgttgagatggaggttgtGGTCCTGGCATCAAGATGTCAGGGCTcagacctcctctctgtaggccgtCTCGTCGCTGTCGGTGATCAGGCCGATGACGGTGGTGTTGTCAGCAAatttgatgatggtgttggagctgtgtGTGGCCACGCAGTCGTGCGTGAACAGGGAGTAGAGTAGAGGACTGAGCACGCAACCATGGGGGGCTCCAGTGTTGAGAGTCCGGCTGGAGGATGTGATGTTCCCCATCCGCACTGCCTGGCGTCTGCCCATCAGGAAGTTCAGGATCCAGTCACAGAGCGCGCTGTTGAGCCCGAGGTCCCTGAGCTTGATGACGAGCTTGGAGGGCacaatagtgttgaatgctgaactgtagtcaatgaacagcatcctcacatacgtgttcctctggtccaggtgggagtGGGCATtgtggagggtgagggtgatggCGTCGGCTGTGGACCTGTTCTCCCTgtaagcaaactgcagggggtccagtgagttggggagggaggaggtgatgaactgtttgactaaccgctcaaagcacttcatgatgatggGGGTGAGTGCAACCGGCGGTAGTCGTTGAGGCAGatggtttttgtctttttagggaCCGGAATGATGGTGGACTCTTTGAAACAAGTGGGGACTATAGACTGGAGCAGTGACTTATTAAAGATGTCTGTGAACACCTCTGCCAGCTGAACTACACACACCTTGAGAGCACGGCCAGGGATGCCGTCAGGCCCAGGAGCCCTATGTGGGTTGATCTTTTTTAGGgatctgcacacatctgcactggttaAAACCAGGGGGCAGGGGCAGGGATCCTGAGCCTTCTGTACCTCCACAGCCGGGGTTCTCTCAAAGCGTGCaggcagaaagtgatggttgaattctacacagccatcattgagtccatcctcacctcatcaatcaccgtctggttcgctgcctccactgccaaggacaagggcagacttcagcggatcataaggtcagctgagaaggtcatcggctgtgacctgcctgCCCTCCtggacctgttccactccaggaccagtaggagagcaggcaagatcattgctgatccttcacatcccggtcaccacctgttccagagacttccctccggaaaaaggtttcgggccatcaggactaaaacctctcgccatctgaacagttttttccccgtggcagtggggctcacaaacaagccccctgcttcacactgactctgcaccgcactgactctaccccaccacaccccaccccctgcacataatttataatttattatatactactggcactatcaccaatctctgcaccttcgcacagcacgtgcccataaccctgttactctgttactgtatatatgtatatactttattttattttattttattttaattttattcaatttcttatatattgttatttcttatattgttgttttatgtacataagtagtgcaccaatgacaccaaggcaatttcctgtatgtgcaaacatacctggcaaataaaagaattctgattctgattctgattctgaaacgtgttcagttcatctgggAGAGATGCACACACTCCATCGGCACcacttgttgttcttttatagtctgttatagtttttattccagACCACATGTTTCTAGCGTTGGATCCCTTGTATTCAGACTCCACTTCGTTCTTATTGTCTTTTAGCACTGCTAATAGCTCTCCGGAGCGCATACCTGGAGTTCCTGTATTCATCCAAATCACCAGCGCTGTGCGCGACGGCCCGGGGCTTTGAGTTTGGCTCGGACCTCGCGATTTATCCAGGGCTTCTGATTTCGGAATGTTAGTACAGTAATCCATGGCACGACGTCATCGATGCATTTGCTGATGTAGCAAATGAccgcgtctgtgtgtgtgtttatgtcctcctcctcaaacacacaccactccgTGTTGCTGAAGCAGTGTTGGAGAGCAGAGTCTGACTGCTCGGTCCAGCGCTGGACTGTCCGTGTCACAGGTCGgtctcttttcagtctctgccGGTAAACGGGAAGCAGGAGAAGAGATATGTGGTCCGACTTGCCGAAGGGGGGACGGGGGAGGGCTTTGTATCCATTGCAGAAAGGAGAGTAAACATGGTCCAGTGTATTTCCGACGCGCGTGGGGCAGCTGACGTGCTGATAGTATTTTGGCAGGACTTTCTTCATGTCTGCGCTGTTAAAATCCCCGGCCACAATAAATGCAGCCTCCAGCCTTGAAGTCTCTGTCCTGTCGATAACTCCGTACAGCTCCTCCAGCGCTGTGTTGTTGTCAGCGTGCGGCGGCACATACACTTTCCTTCTAGAACTACAGATGTAAACTCCCTCGGCAGGTAAAAAGGCCGCCATCTGATCATGATGTGCTCTAAGCTGGGAGAACAGTCCAAAGAAATTATCTCCACATCTGAGCACCAgttgtttttaatcataaaGCAGACACCCCCTCCCTTACTCTTCCCTGAGTTTATTGTCCGATCCTGGCGATGAATGGAGAATCCATGCGGGACAATGGCGGCGTCCTGGATCGAGGGGTCAAGCCAAGTCTCCGTGAAAACCATAACGTTACAGTTCTTAATGTCCCGTTGAAATGCCATCCTGCTTCGGATTTCATCCAGCTTATTATCCAGGGATTGGACATTTGCCAGAAGTAAGCTCGGTAGAGGAGGCCGGTTTTCGCGTTTCCTCAGCCTGACTAGGGCCCCGGCCTGGGATCCTCGCCGTCTTTGTGTCCTGCGCCCCGCGCCAACAGGTAACCACGGATACtcgccattgttgttgtttgctggTCGCAGTggttttttgctgtttgccagCGACCTGATGAGTAAAAGTTGTTCTCGATCATATTGAATGATAGGGCTCGCTTGGGCGGTTTGCATGCtgcaaaaaaagttaaaaatagacTGAAAAAGTACAACATAACGACACTAGAAATGAGGAGTTGGTGAGGAGCTCGAGACACGGCAGCCATCCTCGGCGCCATCTCCCAGACCACAACTTTAACTTATTATCTAGGTCAGCAGGGCTTCATTTGTTTGGCCAAATATAATGACATGCAGAACGTGAATGCATGGAACACCATTTATCATAGTTTTTGCCATCTTTTGTGATAGGGATATCGCGCATGTTGATATCTCAATGGGGTAGATTTTCGATTCATTGTGTAGCCATACTATACATTGTCCAATCTGAGTCTAGACATGTTTGATGACCTGGTGTGACAACATTTAAATGCCAAAATTCAACATTACCATAGCACCACCTACTAGCAACAGGATGCACACCTTAACAGGATGTTACATTTAACTCCCTTATGCACTGTGCAAACGCATAACAAAAAACGAAGACTTGTCAATTAAACTCCAGGAACTACACCTCAGCACACCCAACGAACACAGACTGTGAGGGCCTGACCATCAATGCCCGCAgcttttatcattattattaaatgaatTGGTATtcctatcattaataacatcattacatctataaatatcactcttcccattttcattataacaaccagtctgacataGCTTGAATAGGACAACTACtcctggtctccttgatgcatcaagtctacatcgCACTCTTCTGcgtaagacatcagctgctgcctgagttctcctttcaccagcttccaggaCACTTCAAACACAATTATGATTCAGCCTTCAACAATTTGAATGCACAATGATGCATCTCGATGCATTTCAATGTATCACATTGACAATTATCTATATTACTGTCTAAgacagtggtcagtgctctccAAACTGATTTGATATTCATTCAGTTTAACCTTGCGTGCTGCACCTTAGGCttaaaaggacaaactctgattaTAACCTTTACTGTATCAAGGTGGCCCCGCTTGGACTTCTCTTGGTAGCACGACTACACTAAGGTGTGGTGCTCAACAGGTGACTCTgctgttttctaatcactcacaaccattctaaggtaaagaaataaacaattcatacaatttatatgaaacacaCAGGCGAAAACattactaggattattttatattcattttgtgccaatagattcctttcacctaaaaattacacactaaaccttttaATATTGTGTGCTCACATGCATCACGATCGTTAGAAattataaatcataaaatacTTACTCTCCTCAAGGGCACTGTGCTTCTGAACCAGTTGTAGTCAGGAGACACTTTAATCTCCTCCATCTGATGTCAAAAGCAGAGAAAGGACAGACATATTCAtagacagtcagagagagacaggcacaaaaacacataatcaACATAATCACAGACATAGACAGACATTCAAAAACAGATAGTTGGAGAAAAacggaaaaaggaaaaaaactaacAGAGGACAAAGGCAAActgtcagagacagacagacagaaaaacagtcacacacatacagtcagagacagagataaaCAGAATGAGATGGAAAGgcaatgacaaacaaaaatcaGAAGTCAGTCACAAACACTCAGACAGTAGAGACCACagagactgacacagacacggAGAAAAATAGTCAGCACatacagaaagagacagagacaattAAATGGGTACAGTCAATCATAgatatacagagacaaacagaaagccAGTCAAAGACAATATGGGAGAGAAACACATTTATAGACACAATCAGAGACTTTCAGAGACAATTCCATGTCAAATAATCACACTTTTGGGCTGCAACGTCATAGAGCTTAGTGGAATTTAGCATGCTGATTTGGTCATAAAAGTCATGTAACAGATgtaacagatgttttttttttaatcataattaAGAGATATATGGGCTAACCTTTTGCGGgcactctggactttctctgtcCTTGATACAGCGATATTCATCTGAACTGTCTTctacatttaatataaaaataactacATAAATCCCCATTTAAATAACTAAACTATACCCATCAAATATTCACCAAAGTTGCCTTAGGTCATCAAGACGTCCAGAAGAATTGATCTTTGGTTTTTAAGTTGTTGCTAAAAAATCATTACTTATCGGAAGTGTCATCACGTGACAAACGACAGTCAAAAAAACTGCCACCGACAGAAAGATAGTTACGGAGATGGTCAGACACATACCGTTGAAGACATCAagtcacagacaaacagacagacattagAGACAGTCAAAGATTAACTATCTGGCACGATCAGAGGCTGAGGACTTGGTGAAAGAAGAAATTAGCCGtgtataaatatgatttaacgGTGCTATTAccgtggttgttgtggttgttagTCACCGCGTCCAGAGGACCTTATTCTTGTCTCGGAACCATTCTCCGGCTGCTGCTTCCTGGTCATATGACTTCGGTTTCACACACTTCCGCGAAGCATCTGACACCGCCCACCAATTCACCGTCTAAATAACAGATGCGAAGCCTCCGTTTTATCTACAGCCAGTGGCAATAGGACCACACGGTGTCAAACGCCTGTCCGTTAAACCATCGCAATGTTATTTACTGCAATGTGTTCACTGCTTGTTGGCAATAACAAAGGAGTGCTTGTGAAGGTTCTCTTCAGAGATAGCGATGAACCATgcgcattaccgccacctgGTTAGCCTCCGGTATTGCATGAACAGTGTACTCTACTAGAGTGAGGGAAAAATACCAGTTTCAAGGCCaaatgtattcaattcaattcagttttatttgtatagcgccatatcataatatacattctcaaggcactttacatagaaggtcaagaccttaaaatcgtattaattaacaacattaacagagagaaacctctagaaccagactcgaTGTGGGCGATCatcgaccagttggggtgagcaagaaaaaaaggggaggagaggtgagatgggtggaaaagggggagagaaagaggtgagagagaccgggaacacttgagcaccatcaggtattagatctggaactagttaaaatgtaaacagtaacagtTTAAatactattaattattattgataacagtcacaattcatataataattaattactgaagtattgttgttaataatagtaataatagtaatagttgttgtcctacagttctggagtcagcgatatctgcaatgagagagagaaagagagagagggactatgggagaaaaaagttattgacatgtattataataaataaatgagtgtgtgtgtgtgtgtgtgggggggggggggggggggggggggggggcagagagacagagagaagtggagaagtactcagtggatgatgggagttcccacAGCAGTCTGACCTACAGCAGCATAaataagggatggttcaggactcacctgatccagatataactataggctttatcagaAAGGAtagtttttaactttaaatgcagcgATGGTGTCTggctcctgaacccagagtgggagctggttccacaggagaggagcctggtagctgaatgctctacctcctgttctactatTACAGACTCtaggaaccacaagagagcctgtttTTTGGCAACAAAGTGATCTATTCGGATAGTacggtgttatcagctctttgatatatgaaggggcttgattgttaatggctttatatgtgaggagcaggatcttgatctgaattttacagggagccaatgtagagaagctaagacaggagtaatatgatctctccttctagttcctgtcagcactcgtgctgaaGCATTTTagaccaactggaggctttttacagacttcctgcggcatcctgataataaagaattacagtaatctagtctagaggtaacaaatgtgtggactagtttctcagcatccttcttaattttcttaatattgcgTAAGATggtaacatcctgtaactatcttgggggggtggggttatTTCGAAAATCTAGGCTCCTTTCGGGTTTCCTCGTAACATCCTGTCACTACAGGGGTCATTTGTGGGGATCTTAGAGATGGTATGTGCTGGCTGAATTAATAGACAGCCATCTGTATATAGGGCAGCCAGTCTGAGGATGTGCAGGACTGCTGTATCACCTGTGCACCAGCGGGAAATAAATCACTTCAAGCGATCTGAACTGTacctgtatttgtatttttgtatatgCCTCCACCACTCGGGCCAGCTAAcaggctgcaatgctgtttacccctgcaactcctaaagtgttttttggactcaaacacttgacCCACCCCTCCCTCGGCATTGTGTTGAGTTGATAATTAGTGAATTTTCCGCTATCACTTTAAGTAGCCAAAAGGtatagccattttcagacatgacctgctcTTGAAATCTATCTACTCATTCCTGCTTGCTGTATCAGCACATTGGGAGGACCGGGACAGTTCCACTGTTGATGTTTGatatagagaaagtgctgcagtgtatgaatgtgtgtgtgaatgggtgtatGGGAAACTATACTGTAAAGtgatttgagtggtcatcaagattagaaaaatGCTATATATTGGGAGACCATTTACACTATTCCACTTCAGACATTTGGTCAGATTTTGTAAATTGGGTTGGGGAAGATGTAAAAGAAACTCTTATGCGgttaaattcattcattttgtcgAAATTCTTATTCTGCATACTGTAGACATACGATATATTTATACagaattaattaatatttatttgatgcCAGTACAGGTTAGCTGCATTTTTTACTGTTCTTCTACGTGAGTTTTTATATTGATGAAACGAGACATGACAAGACATTGGCTGCAGTACCACCTTTGGTCACTATAGGTGGTCGGCGATGTAGTGCACTACAAAGGTAGAAGttgaagtgaagaagaaagCTGATCGTTATTGCTACCCTGCTGAAGAAGTAGGCTAACGAGTGGTGATCGTAGATTGTATATAGTGCAAAGCAAGTGTTGCCTAGAAACTCTCAGACATGGACAACCGATGTCTGCACCGGGCTCTGTCAGAAAAGCAGGAGCATCCTGTCTATACTGGCGGCTTTCTGCAGAACCCATACGTCGACAACAGGCACCCGTCAGTGGCTCCTGAACCGACTCAGTGTTCTCCTTCGCTGGGACCAATACAGCCGGACCAAGCCGCTCCTCTATGGACTCCACCGGGATTTTTCAGTCGCACTTTGTATCTACCGTCTACCAGAGTAGATGGTTTGGGAGTGTATCGTTTGGACCTTCCATATGCATTTGACCCCTCCGTCCCTCCGCCTTCCTTCAGCTGCCCTCCACCGAGACACTTAGTGAACATGGTACCTTCCGCCCCGTTAAACGCGTTTAGCAGCCTCCCGCAGCTTAGAGTTGGCCCTCCTGCCCCATATGATGGTTTCCAGTCAGTGTTCGTCACCGATGATAATCGGCAGCAGGAATATGGAGATCACAGTGACCGGGGGCGAGTCATGGTCTTAAGAATGAAAAACACCCTTCAGAGGAAGCAGGATACACAGTGGCTTAGGCGGTTCTGTCAGAGCAGGGCTAAACTGTCGAAGATCACAAAGATCCGGCAGCAGCATCGGTCCCACCACTTTAACCGCTGTGTCCATGGCCTGAGAGAGACTTTGTACGGAGCAGTGGAGCTAGTCTCAGCGATTGAAGAGTCGCATCATTCTTTGAAAGATAACGTGGAGAATGGCTGTGTGTGGACAGACTCACAATTGACTGTtttccaaatgaaaacaatgttcCTGGACAAAGTGAAACTCCTCAGTGAAGGAGACTGTTTAAACAAATTTAAAGCTAAACTGTGTCGTGTTGCTCAGAGGAGAGCCCGAAGCCTGAGGGCTAGTAACCTGAtgcagcaggaagagagagaccgACGGGAAGACATTTCTGAGAAAGAGGCTGCTATAGATATATGGAGGATGAAGCAGGTGA
This genomic interval carries:
- the pdcd7 gene encoding programmed cell death protein 7 isoform X1, with protein sequence MDNRCLHRALSEKQEHPVYTGGFLQNPYVDNRHPSVAPEPTQCSPSLGPIQPDQAAPLWTPPGFFSRTLYLPSTRVDGLGVYRLDLPYAFDPSVPPPSFSCPPPRHLVNMVPSAPLNAFSSLPQLRVGPPAPYDGFQSVFVTDDNRQQEYGDHSDRGRVMVLRMKNTLQRKQDTQWLRRFCQSRAKLSKITKIRQQHRSHHFNRCVHGLRETLYGAVELVSAIEESHHSLKDNVENGCVWTDSQLTVFQMKTMFLDKVKLLSEGDCLNKFKAKLCRVAQRRARSLRASNLMQQEERDRREDISEKEAAIDIWRMKQVNQVQEKMKEQELKLTADLVLCEVRKKQADVKRMQNILRSLEKLRRLRKEAATRKGIISEQECDKAFSSRLEWLKSVMKRRTVVYSAEEKALMVMLEGEQEEERRRKQEGRVKEESETQLKNKQRMDTILFGDDDVDSVLQPFRKYYTQAQRSVHALIRVRREWDVFIVAADHPDGSPVPQRWILPDPPSHQDWAYTLQTY
- the pdcd7 gene encoding programmed cell death protein 7 isoform X2; protein product: MDNRCLHRALSEKQEHPVYTGGFLQNPYVDNRHPSVAPEPTQCSPSLGPIQPDQAAPLWTPPGFFSRTLYLPSTRVDGLGVYRLDLPYAFDPSVPPPSFSCPPPRHLVNMVPSAPLNAFSSLPQLRVGPPAPYDGFQSVFVTDDNRQQEYGDHSDRGRVMVLRMKNTLQRKQDTQWLRRFCQSRAKLSKITKIRQQHRSHHFNRCVHGLRETLYGAVELVSAIEESHHSLKDNVENGCVWTDSQLTVFQMKTMFLDKVKLLSEGDCLNKFKAKLCRVAQRRARSLRASNLMQQEERDRREDISEKEAAIDIWRMKQVNQVQEKMKEQELKLTADLVLCEVRKKQADVKRMQNILRSLEKLRRLRKEAATRKGIISEQECDKAFSSRLEWLKSVMKRRTVVYSAEEKALMVMLEGEQEEERRRKQEGRVKEESETQLKNKQRMDTILFGDDDVDSVLQPFRKYYTQAQRSVHALIRVSGSS